In Polyangiaceae bacterium, the genomic window GGCGAGGCGGTGTGGCGGTTCGGAACGACCATCAGGTGCCCTGCGGCGTAAGGGTACTTGTTGAGCACGACGTAGGCGTGCTCCTGCCGCACCAGCACCCGACTCGCCCGCCCGACCTCGCGCCCCACGTAGCCGCAGAGCACGCAGCCCTCTGGCTTTTCAGCCTGGCGGATGAAGTCCATCCGCCACGGAGCCCAGAGTCGCTCGGACATCGAGCGGAACCTAGCTCAGAAACGCGAGGCGGTGAAAGTGGGGGAACGCGAGGCCGAAGGGCCTCGCCCGGCACAAGTGCGAATCCCGGCGGCGCCGGGCGCCGGCCGTGTCTCAGTGCGGAAGAGTCGCCCGAGGCCACAGCCGGCGTCGGAGAGAGAAAGAAACCCTCACTCCTTCTTTTCGCCGGTCAGCTCCGCGAGCTTGTCGCCGAGCTTGCCCTTGAGGAGATCGCCCAGGGTCGCGCCCTGGCCGGCCTTCTCGCGGGCGAGGGCCTGGAACTGCTCCGCGGCGGGGCTCGAGCCGACGTTGCGCATCGTCAGGGTGATGCGGCGGTCCATCGAGTCGATGTTGGAGACCTCGGCCTTGAGCTTGTCGCCCGGGGCGGGCGACAGGTTGGCGTCCAGGTCGCCGCTGGGGATGAGCGCCTCGATGCCCTCCGCGATGCGAACGAACGCACCGTAGTCGACCACCGAAAGCACGGTCACCTCGTCGACCACCGCGCCGGGCTTGTACTTCTCGAGGATCGTGCCCCACGGGTCGTCCCAGAGCTGCTTCACGCCCAGCGAGACCTTCTTCTCGTCGTGGTTGATGCTGAGGATGATCGCCTCGACCTCGTCACCCTTGTTGTAGAGGTCGGCCGGGTTGTTGATCTTGACCGTCCACGACAGGTCGGTCTTGTGGACCATGCCGTCGACGCCTTCCTCGATGCCGATGAACACGCCGTAGTCGGTGATCGAGCGGACCTTGCCCGTGATCTTGTCGCCCGGCTTGTACTTGTCGGTGAACAGCGTCCACGGATCGGGCTCGAGCTGCTTCAGGCCCAGGCTGATGCGCTTGGCCTTCGAATCGACCTCGAGGACCTGGCACTCCACCTCGTTGCCGATCTCCATCATCTTGCTCGGGTGCTTGACCTTCTTCGTCCAGCTCATCTCGCTGACGTGGATCAGGCCCTCGACGCCCGGCTCGAGCTCCACGAACGCGCCGTAGTCGGTCAGGCTCATCACCTTGCCCTTCACGCGCTTGCCGATGACGTAGACCTCTTCGGCGTGGTTCCAGGGGTCTTCCTGGGTCTGCTTCAGGCCGAGGCTGACGCGTTCGGTTTCGGCGTTGTACTTCAGCACCTTGACGGTGACCTCGTCGCCGACCTTGAACACCTCACTCGGGTGATTCACGCGGCCCCAGGACATGTCCGTGATGTGGAGCAGGCCGTCGATGCCGCCCAGATCGACGAAGGCGCCGTACTCGGTGAGGTTCTTGATGGTGCCCTGGAGGACCATGCCCTCCTCGAGGTGGGCCAGGGTCTTGGCCTTCAGCGTGTCGCGCTCCCGCTCGAGGAGCACGCGGCGCGAGAGCACGATGTTGCCGCGCTTCTTGTTGAACTTGATGACCTTGAACTCGTAAGTCTGACCGATCAGCTTGTCCAAGTTGCGGATGGGCCGGAGGTCCACCTGGCTGCCGGGCAGGAACGCCTTGACCCCGCCGCGGATGGTGACGGACAGGCCACCCTTCACGCGCTGGCTGATGGTGCCTTCGATGATCTCGTCACGCTCGCAAGCGCTCGAGATCTCGTCCCACACCTTCATCTTGTCGGCCTTCTCCTTGGACAGGGAGATCATGCCGTCGTCGCTCTCGCGACTCTCGATGAAGACGTCCACTCGGTCGCCGGGCTTGATGGTCAGCTGACCGGTGGCGTCGATGAACTCGTCCGCCTTGATGACGCCTTCGCTCTTGCCCCCGATGTCGACGATGACCGCGTCACGGTTCACGGCGACGATGATTCCGGTGACGATCTGGCCTTCGCCGCCCATCTCGGTCGCACC contains:
- a CDS encoding 30S ribosomal protein S1; the protein is MTQTQTQTPSGDSFAALFEQAAQGTGATEMGGEGQIVTGIIVAVNRDAVIVDIGGKSEGVIKADEFIDATGQLTIKPGDRVDVFIESRESDDGMISLSKEKADKMKVWDEISSACERDEIIEGTISQRVKGGLSVTIRGGVKAFLPGSQVDLRPIRNLDKLIGQTYEFKVIKFNKKRGNIVLSRRVLLERERDTLKAKTLAHLEEGMVLQGTIKNLTEYGAFVDLGGIDGLLHITDMSWGRVNHPSEVFKVGDEVTVKVLKYNAETERVSLGLKQTQEDPWNHAEEVYVIGKRVKGKVMSLTDYGAFVELEPGVEGLIHVSEMSWTKKVKHPSKMMEIGNEVECQVLEVDSKAKRISLGLKQLEPDPWTLFTDKYKPGDKITGKVRSITDYGVFIGIEEGVDGMVHKTDLSWTVKINNPADLYNKGDEVEAIILSINHDEKKVSLGVKQLWDDPWGTILEKYKPGAVVDEVTVLSVVDYGAFVRIAEGIEALIPSGDLDANLSPAPGDKLKAEVSNIDSMDRRITLTMRNVGSSPAAEQFQALAREKAGQGATLGDLLKGKLGDKLAELTGEKKE